GCTCGAGAAGCCGCAGCAGCGCCGCCTGGTTGCGGCGGCCGGCGTACTCGCTCAGGGCCTTGTTGAGCGGCTGGTGCTGGAGTCGGGCGCTGGCGCCCAGCCGGGGCACATAGGTGGCCAGAAAGGCAGATACCGGGCGCTCATCTCCCGCCAGAAGCCCCAGGAAAGGGGCCAGCCCGGATCCGGCCGCCGGCCGGCCAGGGCGACGAGACCTTCGGCCTGACTGGCGGCGAAAGCGGCGGCAATGGCCTCGCCGTCGGCGGGAGGATGGTCAGCCCCCAGGGGCGCGCCGGCGGCCGCGCCGGCCTGGTCGATCATCTTCAGATGACCGGCCGGGGTGAGAGCCAGGGTGTGGGACATGATGGAGATGGCGGCAAGAAGGAACAAGGGCCGGTGCGCCAAGGCGGGGGCCACCGGGGCTGCAACCGCTACCTATACCACCCTTCGTCCCTCTTGGCGAGAGAGTTGCCATGGCCGGGGCGCACCCAACCGGGTGCAACGCCGGAAGTCCGCCAAGGTGGATCCCATAGGTCCTCTTCGTCCTCCAAGTCCCGTGGGTCCATGGGAGCCATGGGACCTGTAGGTTGCCATACGCGGAGGCACCCCGCCGCGCCGCGCCGAGGGCGGCCGCGTCGGGGGCAAGCAGGAAGGCTTTCCGGCAGGATTACGGCCTGTCGGAAGAGGCCACAGCCGGCAGGGTGTGGTCCGGGGCGTGCACCTGACCGGCGGCCACCGTGAAGAACCGTACCGCCGACGACAGCTGGTCGGCGTCGGCGGCATTCTGCTGGGTGACAGCGTCCATGCTCGACACCGCGAGGTTGATCTGCTCGATCCCCTTGGCCTGCTCGTCGGAAGCCGCGGCGATCTCCTTGACCAGCGCTCCCGAGTCCAGGATGTGGCCGCGGACCTCACCGAAGGTCTTGCTGGTCTGGTGGACCAGGCCCATGCCACTGCCGATCTGCCCCACGGTCTTTTCGATCAGGCTGGCGGTGGTCCTGGCCGCCTCCGCCGCCCGCATGGCCAGGCTCCGCACCTCCTCCGCCACCACCGCAAAGCCGGCACCGGCCTCGCCCGCCCGTGCCGCCTCGACCGCGGCATTGAGGGCAAGCAGGTTCGTCTGGAAGGCGATCTCGTCGATGGTCTTCACGATCTTCCTGGTTTCGGCGCTGGCCCGGGCGCTCTCCTGCATCGAGGTGGTGAGCGCGGCCATGGCCCGGTTGGCCTCTTCCACCGCGGTCTGGGAGGCCGCCATGAGCTGGTCGGCCTGGGCGGCGTTCTCGGCATTCTGCCTGGTCATCGAGGCCATCTCCTCCAGGGAGGCCGATGTCTCCTGCAGGGCCGAGGCCTGCGCCGCCGCTCCCGCCTTCAGGGTGCTGGCGGTTTCGACGATGCCGTGGATGATCTGCCCGAGCTCGGTGCCGATGTTGTTCAAGGCACGGGCGAGCTCGCCAACCTCGTCGTCCTGCCGGACAGCCATCTGCTGGGACAGGTCGCCCTCGGCCATGCGATCGGCCACCGCCACCGCCTGGTTGATGGGGGGCACCACCCGAAGGTAGATGAGCCCCCCGACACCAAGCAGGATGACCGCGCCCAGCGCGCCCACCAGGGTGTTGATCCGATTCGCGGTCTGCTGCACCTGGCCGGAGTCGGTCTGGGCGGCCTCGGTCAACGATGAAGCCATGCGCCCGAAGTTGTCGAGGCTGGCGACAATCGCCACCCGGGTCTCCTCGAGCCCGGTCCTGGCGCGGGTGCCTTGCTTCTCGGTCTGGAGCAGCTGGCAACGGAGGCTGCAGACCGAATGCTCGCCTTCGACCACGAGCTGTTTGAAGGCAGGGAACCCCTTTTCGATCCGCTGGGCGATGGCGGCCAGCTCACCGGAGCCCTCGACACCCTTCCGGATCGCCTCCAGGGAAGACAGGGCCAGGGCCGCGGCCTGGGCCACCTGGTTGGACCGGATGTTGGTGATGCGATCCTCGTCATCCACGAGCAGGAGCTGCCGGCCGAGGACGGTCAGGGAGGAGGTCGCCAGCCGCAGATCGGTGCAGGCCTTCTGCAGCTTGGCGAGATCGCCCTGGAGGAGGTTGGTCACCGCGCCCCGCAGCTCCTCGCCCTTTTCCGGCTGCGCCAGAAGCTGGCGTACCGCCACACTGGCCCGCATGGCCGCCAAGTTCATCCGGCCGGAGATCGACTCGGCCTCCTTCTGGAGATCCGCCCCTGCCTTGTCCATGGCCTCCATCTGCTGGCCGATCCTCTCCTGCAGCTGCAGGATCGCCTGGCGGCTCTCCAGAAGCAGGGAGTCCTGTTCCAGGAAGCGTGCGTACAGCTCATCCAGGCGACCGATCTCCGCCTCGGCCTCCGGCAGCTCGGAGGACAGACGGCGCAAGGCCTCCTGGTGGCCGACAAAGGCCTTCTCCAGGGCCGACCGCTCCCGGAAAGGCTCCAGGTCGCCCAGGGTACGGCTGGTGGCAATCCGGCTGTCCCGGACGCTGAAGGCGGTCATGGCCGCCACGATGCCTTCCACATCGGTCTTGACGCGGAAGGCCCCGTCGGTCAACCGGTGCTGGCTCATGACCAGGCGGCGGTTGGAGTCGAGATTGACCAGGAACAGGACCGCGACCACCATCACGCCGACCAGCACCATGCCGGCCAGGCTTCTCTTGATCGTCAAGCGGAGGAACATGGGTGTCTCCTTTGCCAGCTTCCGGAGCCGAAGCGGGCAGCCGGCAGGGTCCAGCGGGCGGCAGCACGCC
This genomic window from Thermodesulfobacteriota bacterium contains:
- a CDS encoding methyl-accepting chemotaxis protein is translated as MFLRLTIKRSLAGMVLVGVMVVAVLFLVNLDSNRRLVMSQHRLTDGAFRVKTDVEGIVAAMTAFSVRDSRIATSRTLGDLEPFRERSALEKAFVGHQEALRRLSSELPEAEAEIGRLDELYARFLEQDSLLLESRQAILQLQERIGQQMEAMDKAGADLQKEAESISGRMNLAAMRASVAVRQLLAQPEKGEELRGAVTNLLQGDLAKLQKACTDLRLATSSLTVLGRQLLLVDDEDRITNIRSNQVAQAAALALSSLEAIRKGVEGSGELAAIAQRIEKGFPAFKQLVVEGEHSVCSLRCQLLQTEKQGTRARTGLEETRVAIVASLDNFGRMASSLTEAAQTDSGQVQQTANRINTLVGALGAVILLGVGGLIYLRVVPPINQAVAVADRMAEGDLSQQMAVRQDDEVGELARALNNIGTELGQIIHGIVETASTLKAGAAAQASALQETSASLEEMASMTRQNAENAAQADQLMAASQTAVEEANRAMAALTTSMQESARASAETRKIVKTIDEIAFQTNLLALNAAVEAARAGEAGAGFAVVAEEVRSLAMRAAEAARTTASLIEKTVGQIGSGMGLVHQTSKTFGEVRGHILDSGALVKEIAAASDEQAKGIEQINLAVSSMDAVTQQNAADADQLSSAVRFFTVAAGQVHAPDHTLPAVASSDRP